A single window of Dermacentor albipictus isolate Rhodes 1998 colony chromosome 1, USDA_Dalb.pri_finalv2, whole genome shotgun sequence DNA harbors:
- the L gene encoding zinc finger protein 423 homolog isoform X7 — protein sequence MMPAGAAAWPLCWAAVEPLLWSWPTMPSGRRLGAAPGAGTPSSWRSSSGSPEDELTSASLSPPPSLLAGGPASASCSDSELSFTIGVTEATPYACHFCDKAFPRLSYLKRHEQVHSDRMPFRCDFCQRLFKHKRSRDRHVKLHTGDRKYRCSQCEAAFSRSDHLKIHMKTHDHAKPFQCAMCNRGYNTAAALTSHMQNHRKSAAAVNGLEPSAALSRPGSSLASANGAATLAAAGNPADNGSTSMSRDDSSSCSTDKLSLTGGSPGPGSVEVQANGCKSMSERAGSTSPRDGGEPLACGFCSRRDFSSLEALQAHVRASHVPFSAASLVGPSHQLRPEPSGRSVSRQSPPAATTASSVVDASYECEYCGMKLPSVHALQTHTLAAHSFSEVLSKRMSAMMGADSGGGPLLCSQCGAASPDFESFRAHLASHLEGRMSRCCPECRAEFPSSQQLEAHVAAHFLATSVEYGCQACLKLFARPDELQKHLLDVHAHHLYRCALCRDVFDSKVGVQVHFAVKHSNECQVFKCSACNAAYRSEPEFALHVQVTHLAKAAPYRCLLCDQTFASEPLLQSHLDTHGKQFACALCSQAFHVEFLLEKHMQACHAADLTLHPDGVQNLSVKSRIKDIKCEICDQAFGADALLAAHRKQVHNVRSSSQKSVSLLCAYCNEPCKSRSDLENHMKSHTASPSKHKCNICDEMCPSATTLAEHKLTHCKVVKGSTCAGCREVLRSEDQFLTHVNSHGGGPALPLPCVVCRQTLMSQVELRMHARFHVAHCDKGSLCCVCERPLDAASRIITGRQQERQSFMCKDCFHAKGVQDQGRCPECRIKFESPLELEQHVRSSHGG from the exons GGGCAGCCCCGGGCGCAGGCACGCCCTCGTCGTGGCGCTCTTCGTCCGGCAGCCCCGAGGACGAGCTGACGTCGGCGTCACTGTCGCCCCCTCCCTCGCTGCTGGCCGGCGGCCCGGCGTCGGCCTCCTGCTCCGACTCCGAGCTGTCCTTCACCATCGGCGTCACAGAGGCGACGCCCTACGCCTGCCACTTCTGCGACAAGGCCTTCCCCAGGCTCAGCTACCTCAAGCGACACGAACAG GTGCACAGCGACCGGATGCCGTTTCGGTGCGACTTCTGCCAGCGGCTGTTCAAGCACAAACGCAGTCGCGACCGGCACGTGAAGCTGCACACGGGAGACCGCAAGTACCGGTGCTCGCAGTGCGAGGCGGCCTTCTCGCGCTCCGATCACCTCAAGATCCACATGAAGACTCACGACCACGCCAAGCCCTTTCAGTGCGCCATGTGCAACCGCGGCTACAACACCGCGGCGGCCCTCACCTCGCACATGCAGAAtcaccgcaagagcgccgccgcCGTCAACGGCCTCGAGCCGTCGGCCGCGCTCTCCCGGCCCGGCTCGAGTCTGGCGTCGGCTAACGGAGCGGCGACGCTCGCTGCAGCAGGCAACCCCGCTGACAATGGATCG ACGTCCATGTCGCGGGACGACAGCTCCTCCTGCTCAACTGACAAACTGAGCCTAACCGGTGGCAGCCCTGGTCCGGGCAGCGTTGAAGTCCAAGCAAACGGATGCAAATCG ATGTCCGAGCGGGCCGGCAGCACGAGTCCCCGCGACGGAGGGGAGCCGCTGGCGTGCGGCTTTTGCAGCCGGCGCGACTTCAGCAGCCTGGAGGCGCTGCAGGCGCACGTGCGCGCCTCCCACGTTCCCTTCTCGGCGGCCTCGCTGGTGGGGCCGTCGCACCAACTGCGGCCGGAGCCCAGCGGCCGCTCGGTGTCCCGCCAGTCGCCGCCGGCCGCCACCACGGCCTCGTCTGTGGTGGACGCGTCGTACGAGTGCGAGTACTGCGGCATGAAGCTACCCAGCGTCCACGCCCTGCAGACTCACACGCTGGCTGCTCACAGCTTCAGCGAGGTGCTGAGCAAGCGCATGTCGGCCATGATGGGGGCCGACTCCGGCGGCGGACCTTTGCTCTGCAGCCAGTGCGGCGCCGCGTCGCCAGACTTCGAGTCGTTCCGGGCGCACCTGGCGTCGCACCTGGAAGGACGCATGTCACGCTGCTGCCCCGAGTGCCGCGCCGAGTTCCCGTCCTCGCAGCAACTCGAGGCGCACGTTGCCGCGCACTTCCTGGCCACGTCGGTCGAGTACGGCTGCCAGGCGTGCCTAAAGCTCTTCGCGCGGCCTGACGAGCTACAGAAGCACCTGCTTGACGTTCATGCCCACCACCTTTACCGCTGTGCGCTCTGCCGGGACGTGTTCGACTCCAAAGTTGGAGTCCAGGTTCACTTCGCCGTCAAGCACAGCAACGAGTGCCAAGTATTCAAGTGTAGCGCTTGCAACGCCGCCTACCGGTCTGAGCCAGAATTCGCTCTTCACGTTCAAGTCACGCACTTAGCTAAGGCTGCGCCCTACCGGTGCCTGTTGTGTGACCAGACATTTGCTAGCGAGCCCCTGCTCCAAAGCCACCTGGACACGCACGGCAAACAATTCGCGTGTGCCCTGTGCAGTCAAGCCTTTCACGTAGAATTCCTGCTCGAGAAGCACATGCAGGCTTGTCACGCGGCCGACCTCACCTTGCACCCGGACGGTGTGCAGAACCTGAGCGTCAAGTCGAGGATCAAGGACATTAAGTGCGAAATCTGCGACCAGGCGTTTGGAGCGGACGCCCTGCTGGCGGCGCACCGCAAGCAAGTGCACAACGTACGCTCTTCGTCGCAGAAGTCGGTGAGCCTGCTGTGCGCGTATTGCAACGAACCATGCAAGTCCCGCTCGGACCTGGAGAACCACATGAAGAGTCACACGGCAAGCCCCAGTAAGCACAAGTGCAACATCTGCGATGAGATGTGCCCCTCGGCCACCACGCTCGCCGAGCACAAGCTGACGCACTGCAAGGTCGTCAAGGGCTCCACGTGTGCCGGCTGCCGCGAGGTCCTTCGCTCCGAGGACCAGTTCTTGACGCACGTCAACTCTCACGGTGGTGGTCCCGCCTTGCCGCTACCCTGCGTGGTGTGCCGCCAGACGCTCATGTCTCAGGTGGAACTGCGCATGCACGCGCGCTTTCACGTGGCGCACTGCGACAAGGGCTCGCTGTGCTGCGTCTGCGAGCGACCCCTGGACGCGGCCAGCCGCATCATCACCGGCCGCCAGCAGGAGCGCCAGTCGTTCATGTGCAAGGACTGCTTCCACGCCAAGGGCGTCCAGGACCAGGGCCGCTGCCCCGAGTGCCGCATCAAGTTCGAGTCGCCACTCGAGCTCGAACAGCACGTGCGCAGCAGCCACGGCGGCTGA
- the L gene encoding zinc finger protein 423 homolog isoform X8: protein MVANFFLSVQHEPHIPGAAPGAGTPSSWRSSSGSPEDELTSASLSPPPSLLAGGPASASCSDSELSFTIGVTEATPYACHFCDKAFPRLSYLKRHEQVHSDRMPFRCDFCQRLFKHKRSRDRHVKLHTGDRKYRCSQCEAAFSRSDHLKIHMKTHDHAKPFQCAMCNRGYNTAAALTSHMQNHRKSAAAVNGLEPSAALSRPGSSLASANGAATLAAAGNPADNGSTSMSRDDSSSCSTDKLSLTGGSPGPGSVEVQANGCKSMSERAGSTSPRDGGEPLACGFCSRRDFSSLEALQAHVRASHVPFSAASLVGPSHQLRPEPSGRSVSRQSPPAATTASSVVDASYECEYCGMKLPSVHALQTHTLAAHSFSEVLSKRMSAMMGADSGGGPLLCSQCGAASPDFESFRAHLASHLEGRMSRCCPECRAEFPSSQQLEAHVAAHFLATSVEYGCQACLKLFARPDELQKHLLDVHAHHLYRCALCRDVFDSKVGVQVHFAVKHSNECQVFKCSACNAAYRSEPEFALHVQVTHLAKAAPYRCLLCDQTFASEPLLQSHLDTHGKQFACALCSQAFHVEFLLEKHMQACHAADLTLHPDGVQNLSVKSRIKDIKCEICDQAFGADALLAAHRKQVHNVRSSSQKSVSLLCAYCNEPCKSRSDLENHMKSHTASPSKHKCNICDEMCPSATTLAEHKLTHCKVVKGSTCAGCREVLRSEDQFLTHVNSHGGGPALPLPCVVCRQTLMSQVELRMHARFHVAHCDKGSLCCVCERPLDAASRIITGRQQERQSFMCKDCFHAKGVQDQGRCPECRIKFESPLELEQHVRSSHGG from the exons GGGCAGCCCCGGGCGCAGGCACGCCCTCGTCGTGGCGCTCTTCGTCCGGCAGCCCCGAGGACGAGCTGACGTCGGCGTCACTGTCGCCCCCTCCCTCGCTGCTGGCCGGCGGCCCGGCGTCGGCCTCCTGCTCCGACTCCGAGCTGTCCTTCACCATCGGCGTCACAGAGGCGACGCCCTACGCCTGCCACTTCTGCGACAAGGCCTTCCCCAGGCTCAGCTACCTCAAGCGACACGAACAG GTGCACAGCGACCGGATGCCGTTTCGGTGCGACTTCTGCCAGCGGCTGTTCAAGCACAAACGCAGTCGCGACCGGCACGTGAAGCTGCACACGGGAGACCGCAAGTACCGGTGCTCGCAGTGCGAGGCGGCCTTCTCGCGCTCCGATCACCTCAAGATCCACATGAAGACTCACGACCACGCCAAGCCCTTTCAGTGCGCCATGTGCAACCGCGGCTACAACACCGCGGCGGCCCTCACCTCGCACATGCAGAAtcaccgcaagagcgccgccgcCGTCAACGGCCTCGAGCCGTCGGCCGCGCTCTCCCGGCCCGGCTCGAGTCTGGCGTCGGCTAACGGAGCGGCGACGCTCGCTGCAGCAGGCAACCCCGCTGACAATGGATCG ACGTCCATGTCGCGGGACGACAGCTCCTCCTGCTCAACTGACAAACTGAGCCTAACCGGTGGCAGCCCTGGTCCGGGCAGCGTTGAAGTCCAAGCAAACGGATGCAAATCG ATGTCCGAGCGGGCCGGCAGCACGAGTCCCCGCGACGGAGGGGAGCCGCTGGCGTGCGGCTTTTGCAGCCGGCGCGACTTCAGCAGCCTGGAGGCGCTGCAGGCGCACGTGCGCGCCTCCCACGTTCCCTTCTCGGCGGCCTCGCTGGTGGGGCCGTCGCACCAACTGCGGCCGGAGCCCAGCGGCCGCTCGGTGTCCCGCCAGTCGCCGCCGGCCGCCACCACGGCCTCGTCTGTGGTGGACGCGTCGTACGAGTGCGAGTACTGCGGCATGAAGCTACCCAGCGTCCACGCCCTGCAGACTCACACGCTGGCTGCTCACAGCTTCAGCGAGGTGCTGAGCAAGCGCATGTCGGCCATGATGGGGGCCGACTCCGGCGGCGGACCTTTGCTCTGCAGCCAGTGCGGCGCCGCGTCGCCAGACTTCGAGTCGTTCCGGGCGCACCTGGCGTCGCACCTGGAAGGACGCATGTCACGCTGCTGCCCCGAGTGCCGCGCCGAGTTCCCGTCCTCGCAGCAACTCGAGGCGCACGTTGCCGCGCACTTCCTGGCCACGTCGGTCGAGTACGGCTGCCAGGCGTGCCTAAAGCTCTTCGCGCGGCCTGACGAGCTACAGAAGCACCTGCTTGACGTTCATGCCCACCACCTTTACCGCTGTGCGCTCTGCCGGGACGTGTTCGACTCCAAAGTTGGAGTCCAGGTTCACTTCGCCGTCAAGCACAGCAACGAGTGCCAAGTATTCAAGTGTAGCGCTTGCAACGCCGCCTACCGGTCTGAGCCAGAATTCGCTCTTCACGTTCAAGTCACGCACTTAGCTAAGGCTGCGCCCTACCGGTGCCTGTTGTGTGACCAGACATTTGCTAGCGAGCCCCTGCTCCAAAGCCACCTGGACACGCACGGCAAACAATTCGCGTGTGCCCTGTGCAGTCAAGCCTTTCACGTAGAATTCCTGCTCGAGAAGCACATGCAGGCTTGTCACGCGGCCGACCTCACCTTGCACCCGGACGGTGTGCAGAACCTGAGCGTCAAGTCGAGGATCAAGGACATTAAGTGCGAAATCTGCGACCAGGCGTTTGGAGCGGACGCCCTGCTGGCGGCGCACCGCAAGCAAGTGCACAACGTACGCTCTTCGTCGCAGAAGTCGGTGAGCCTGCTGTGCGCGTATTGCAACGAACCATGCAAGTCCCGCTCGGACCTGGAGAACCACATGAAGAGTCACACGGCAAGCCCCAGTAAGCACAAGTGCAACATCTGCGATGAGATGTGCCCCTCGGCCACCACGCTCGCCGAGCACAAGCTGACGCACTGCAAGGTCGTCAAGGGCTCCACGTGTGCCGGCTGCCGCGAGGTCCTTCGCTCCGAGGACCAGTTCTTGACGCACGTCAACTCTCACGGTGGTGGTCCCGCCTTGCCGCTACCCTGCGTGGTGTGCCGCCAGACGCTCATGTCTCAGGTGGAACTGCGCATGCACGCGCGCTTTCACGTGGCGCACTGCGACAAGGGCTCGCTGTGCTGCGTCTGCGAGCGACCCCTGGACGCGGCCAGCCGCATCATCACCGGCCGCCAGCAGGAGCGCCAGTCGTTCATGTGCAAGGACTGCTTCCACGCCAAGGGCGTCCAGGACCAGGGCCGCTGCCCCGAGTGCCGCATCAAGTTCGAGTCGCCACTCGAGCTCGAACAGCACGTGCGCAGCAGCCACGGCGGCTGA
- the L gene encoding zinc finger protein 423 isoform X5, with product MQVDSRSEEGDRSPEEDSSYAPGDSPLHGSDQGPEPPCDAARAAGEDEERPPFHCDGCGLALDSVHSLLLHRNVDCNRGAAPGAGTPSSWRSSSGSPEDELTSASLSPPPSLLAGGPASASCSDSELSFTIGVTEATPYACHFCDKAFPRLSYLKRHEQVHSDRMPFRCDFCQRLFKHKRSRDRHVKLHTGDRKYRCSQCEAAFSRSDHLKIHMKTHDHAKPFQCAMCNRGYNTAAALTSHMQNHRKSAAAVNGLEPSAALSRPGSSLASANGAATLAAAGNPADNGSTSMSRDDSSSCSTDKLSLTGGSPGPGSVEVQANGCKSMSERAGSTSPRDGGEPLACGFCSRRDFSSLEALQAHVRASHVPFSAASLVGPSHQLRPEPSGRSVSRQSPPAATTASSVVDASYECEYCGMKLPSVHALQTHTLAAHSFSEVLSKRMSAMMGADSGGGPLLCSQCGAASPDFESFRAHLASHLEGRMSRCCPECRAEFPSSQQLEAHVAAHFLATSVEYGCQACLKLFARPDELQKHLLDVHAHHLYRCALCRDVFDSKVGVQVHFAVKHSNECQVFKCSACNAAYRSEPEFALHVQVTHLAKAAPYRCLLCDQTFASEPLLQSHLDTHGKQFACALCSQAFHVEFLLEKHMQACHAADLTLHPDGVQNLSVKSRIKDIKCEICDQAFGADALLAAHRKQVHNVRSSSQKSVSLLCAYCNEPCKSRSDLENHMKSHTASPSKHKCNICDEMCPSATTLAEHKLTHCKVVKGSTCAGCREVLRSEDQFLTHVNSHGGGPALPLPCVVCRQTLMSQVELRMHARFHVAHCDKGSLCCVCERPLDAASRIITGRQQERQSFMCKDCFHAKGVQDQGRCPECRIKFESPLELEQHVRSSHGG from the exons GGGCAGCCCCGGGCGCAGGCACGCCCTCGTCGTGGCGCTCTTCGTCCGGCAGCCCCGAGGACGAGCTGACGTCGGCGTCACTGTCGCCCCCTCCCTCGCTGCTGGCCGGCGGCCCGGCGTCGGCCTCCTGCTCCGACTCCGAGCTGTCCTTCACCATCGGCGTCACAGAGGCGACGCCCTACGCCTGCCACTTCTGCGACAAGGCCTTCCCCAGGCTCAGCTACCTCAAGCGACACGAACAG GTGCACAGCGACCGGATGCCGTTTCGGTGCGACTTCTGCCAGCGGCTGTTCAAGCACAAACGCAGTCGCGACCGGCACGTGAAGCTGCACACGGGAGACCGCAAGTACCGGTGCTCGCAGTGCGAGGCGGCCTTCTCGCGCTCCGATCACCTCAAGATCCACATGAAGACTCACGACCACGCCAAGCCCTTTCAGTGCGCCATGTGCAACCGCGGCTACAACACCGCGGCGGCCCTCACCTCGCACATGCAGAAtcaccgcaagagcgccgccgcCGTCAACGGCCTCGAGCCGTCGGCCGCGCTCTCCCGGCCCGGCTCGAGTCTGGCGTCGGCTAACGGAGCGGCGACGCTCGCTGCAGCAGGCAACCCCGCTGACAATGGATCG ACGTCCATGTCGCGGGACGACAGCTCCTCCTGCTCAACTGACAAACTGAGCCTAACCGGTGGCAGCCCTGGTCCGGGCAGCGTTGAAGTCCAAGCAAACGGATGCAAATCG ATGTCCGAGCGGGCCGGCAGCACGAGTCCCCGCGACGGAGGGGAGCCGCTGGCGTGCGGCTTTTGCAGCCGGCGCGACTTCAGCAGCCTGGAGGCGCTGCAGGCGCACGTGCGCGCCTCCCACGTTCCCTTCTCGGCGGCCTCGCTGGTGGGGCCGTCGCACCAACTGCGGCCGGAGCCCAGCGGCCGCTCGGTGTCCCGCCAGTCGCCGCCGGCCGCCACCACGGCCTCGTCTGTGGTGGACGCGTCGTACGAGTGCGAGTACTGCGGCATGAAGCTACCCAGCGTCCACGCCCTGCAGACTCACACGCTGGCTGCTCACAGCTTCAGCGAGGTGCTGAGCAAGCGCATGTCGGCCATGATGGGGGCCGACTCCGGCGGCGGACCTTTGCTCTGCAGCCAGTGCGGCGCCGCGTCGCCAGACTTCGAGTCGTTCCGGGCGCACCTGGCGTCGCACCTGGAAGGACGCATGTCACGCTGCTGCCCCGAGTGCCGCGCCGAGTTCCCGTCCTCGCAGCAACTCGAGGCGCACGTTGCCGCGCACTTCCTGGCCACGTCGGTCGAGTACGGCTGCCAGGCGTGCCTAAAGCTCTTCGCGCGGCCTGACGAGCTACAGAAGCACCTGCTTGACGTTCATGCCCACCACCTTTACCGCTGTGCGCTCTGCCGGGACGTGTTCGACTCCAAAGTTGGAGTCCAGGTTCACTTCGCCGTCAAGCACAGCAACGAGTGCCAAGTATTCAAGTGTAGCGCTTGCAACGCCGCCTACCGGTCTGAGCCAGAATTCGCTCTTCACGTTCAAGTCACGCACTTAGCTAAGGCTGCGCCCTACCGGTGCCTGTTGTGTGACCAGACATTTGCTAGCGAGCCCCTGCTCCAAAGCCACCTGGACACGCACGGCAAACAATTCGCGTGTGCCCTGTGCAGTCAAGCCTTTCACGTAGAATTCCTGCTCGAGAAGCACATGCAGGCTTGTCACGCGGCCGACCTCACCTTGCACCCGGACGGTGTGCAGAACCTGAGCGTCAAGTCGAGGATCAAGGACATTAAGTGCGAAATCTGCGACCAGGCGTTTGGAGCGGACGCCCTGCTGGCGGCGCACCGCAAGCAAGTGCACAACGTACGCTCTTCGTCGCAGAAGTCGGTGAGCCTGCTGTGCGCGTATTGCAACGAACCATGCAAGTCCCGCTCGGACCTGGAGAACCACATGAAGAGTCACACGGCAAGCCCCAGTAAGCACAAGTGCAACATCTGCGATGAGATGTGCCCCTCGGCCACCACGCTCGCCGAGCACAAGCTGACGCACTGCAAGGTCGTCAAGGGCTCCACGTGTGCCGGCTGCCGCGAGGTCCTTCGCTCCGAGGACCAGTTCTTGACGCACGTCAACTCTCACGGTGGTGGTCCCGCCTTGCCGCTACCCTGCGTGGTGTGCCGCCAGACGCTCATGTCTCAGGTGGAACTGCGCATGCACGCGCGCTTTCACGTGGCGCACTGCGACAAGGGCTCGCTGTGCTGCGTCTGCGAGCGACCCCTGGACGCGGCCAGCCGCATCATCACCGGCCGCCAGCAGGAGCGCCAGTCGTTCATGTGCAAGGACTGCTTCCACGCCAAGGGCGTCCAGGACCAGGGCCGCTGCCCCGAGTGCCGCATCAAGTTCGAGTCGCCACTCGAGCTCGAACAGCACGTGCGCAGCAGCCACGGCGGCTGA
- the L gene encoding zinc finger protein 423 isoform X6, which translates to MCREMAASDPGSDVDVDGTEELDVGSESQPQEVLAAATARLGAAPGAGTPSSWRSSSGSPEDELTSASLSPPPSLLAGGPASASCSDSELSFTIGVTEATPYACHFCDKAFPRLSYLKRHEQVHSDRMPFRCDFCQRLFKHKRSRDRHVKLHTGDRKYRCSQCEAAFSRSDHLKIHMKTHDHAKPFQCAMCNRGYNTAAALTSHMQNHRKSAAAVNGLEPSAALSRPGSSLASANGAATLAAAGNPADNGSTSMSRDDSSSCSTDKLSLTGGSPGPGSVEVQANGCKSMSERAGSTSPRDGGEPLACGFCSRRDFSSLEALQAHVRASHVPFSAASLVGPSHQLRPEPSGRSVSRQSPPAATTASSVVDASYECEYCGMKLPSVHALQTHTLAAHSFSEVLSKRMSAMMGADSGGGPLLCSQCGAASPDFESFRAHLASHLEGRMSRCCPECRAEFPSSQQLEAHVAAHFLATSVEYGCQACLKLFARPDELQKHLLDVHAHHLYRCALCRDVFDSKVGVQVHFAVKHSNECQVFKCSACNAAYRSEPEFALHVQVTHLAKAAPYRCLLCDQTFASEPLLQSHLDTHGKQFACALCSQAFHVEFLLEKHMQACHAADLTLHPDGVQNLSVKSRIKDIKCEICDQAFGADALLAAHRKQVHNVRSSSQKSVSLLCAYCNEPCKSRSDLENHMKSHTASPSKHKCNICDEMCPSATTLAEHKLTHCKVVKGSTCAGCREVLRSEDQFLTHVNSHGGGPALPLPCVVCRQTLMSQVELRMHARFHVAHCDKGSLCCVCERPLDAASRIITGRQQERQSFMCKDCFHAKGVQDQGRCPECRIKFESPLELEQHVRSSHGG; encoded by the exons ATGTGCCGAGAGATGGCCGCCTCGGACCCCGGCTCCGACGTGGACGTCGACGGCACCGAGGAGCTCGACGTCGGCTCCGAATCGCAGCCGCAGGAAGTGCTGGCCGCCGCGACGGCTCGACTCG GGGCAGCCCCGGGCGCAGGCACGCCCTCGTCGTGGCGCTCTTCGTCCGGCAGCCCCGAGGACGAGCTGACGTCGGCGTCACTGTCGCCCCCTCCCTCGCTGCTGGCCGGCGGCCCGGCGTCGGCCTCCTGCTCCGACTCCGAGCTGTCCTTCACCATCGGCGTCACAGAGGCGACGCCCTACGCCTGCCACTTCTGCGACAAGGCCTTCCCCAGGCTCAGCTACCTCAAGCGACACGAACAG GTGCACAGCGACCGGATGCCGTTTCGGTGCGACTTCTGCCAGCGGCTGTTCAAGCACAAACGCAGTCGCGACCGGCACGTGAAGCTGCACACGGGAGACCGCAAGTACCGGTGCTCGCAGTGCGAGGCGGCCTTCTCGCGCTCCGATCACCTCAAGATCCACATGAAGACTCACGACCACGCCAAGCCCTTTCAGTGCGCCATGTGCAACCGCGGCTACAACACCGCGGCGGCCCTCACCTCGCACATGCAGAAtcaccgcaagagcgccgccgcCGTCAACGGCCTCGAGCCGTCGGCCGCGCTCTCCCGGCCCGGCTCGAGTCTGGCGTCGGCTAACGGAGCGGCGACGCTCGCTGCAGCAGGCAACCCCGCTGACAATGGATCG ACGTCCATGTCGCGGGACGACAGCTCCTCCTGCTCAACTGACAAACTGAGCCTAACCGGTGGCAGCCCTGGTCCGGGCAGCGTTGAAGTCCAAGCAAACGGATGCAAATCG ATGTCCGAGCGGGCCGGCAGCACGAGTCCCCGCGACGGAGGGGAGCCGCTGGCGTGCGGCTTTTGCAGCCGGCGCGACTTCAGCAGCCTGGAGGCGCTGCAGGCGCACGTGCGCGCCTCCCACGTTCCCTTCTCGGCGGCCTCGCTGGTGGGGCCGTCGCACCAACTGCGGCCGGAGCCCAGCGGCCGCTCGGTGTCCCGCCAGTCGCCGCCGGCCGCCACCACGGCCTCGTCTGTGGTGGACGCGTCGTACGAGTGCGAGTACTGCGGCATGAAGCTACCCAGCGTCCACGCCCTGCAGACTCACACGCTGGCTGCTCACAGCTTCAGCGAGGTGCTGAGCAAGCGCATGTCGGCCATGATGGGGGCCGACTCCGGCGGCGGACCTTTGCTCTGCAGCCAGTGCGGCGCCGCGTCGCCAGACTTCGAGTCGTTCCGGGCGCACCTGGCGTCGCACCTGGAAGGACGCATGTCACGCTGCTGCCCCGAGTGCCGCGCCGAGTTCCCGTCCTCGCAGCAACTCGAGGCGCACGTTGCCGCGCACTTCCTGGCCACGTCGGTCGAGTACGGCTGCCAGGCGTGCCTAAAGCTCTTCGCGCGGCCTGACGAGCTACAGAAGCACCTGCTTGACGTTCATGCCCACCACCTTTACCGCTGTGCGCTCTGCCGGGACGTGTTCGACTCCAAAGTTGGAGTCCAGGTTCACTTCGCCGTCAAGCACAGCAACGAGTGCCAAGTATTCAAGTGTAGCGCTTGCAACGCCGCCTACCGGTCTGAGCCAGAATTCGCTCTTCACGTTCAAGTCACGCACTTAGCTAAGGCTGCGCCCTACCGGTGCCTGTTGTGTGACCAGACATTTGCTAGCGAGCCCCTGCTCCAAAGCCACCTGGACACGCACGGCAAACAATTCGCGTGTGCCCTGTGCAGTCAAGCCTTTCACGTAGAATTCCTGCTCGAGAAGCACATGCAGGCTTGTCACGCGGCCGACCTCACCTTGCACCCGGACGGTGTGCAGAACCTGAGCGTCAAGTCGAGGATCAAGGACATTAAGTGCGAAATCTGCGACCAGGCGTTTGGAGCGGACGCCCTGCTGGCGGCGCACCGCAAGCAAGTGCACAACGTACGCTCTTCGTCGCAGAAGTCGGTGAGCCTGCTGTGCGCGTATTGCAACGAACCATGCAAGTCCCGCTCGGACCTGGAGAACCACATGAAGAGTCACACGGCAAGCCCCAGTAAGCACAAGTGCAACATCTGCGATGAGATGTGCCCCTCGGCCACCACGCTCGCCGAGCACAAGCTGACGCACTGCAAGGTCGTCAAGGGCTCCACGTGTGCCGGCTGCCGCGAGGTCCTTCGCTCCGAGGACCAGTTCTTGACGCACGTCAACTCTCACGGTGGTGGTCCCGCCTTGCCGCTACCCTGCGTGGTGTGCCGCCAGACGCTCATGTCTCAGGTGGAACTGCGCATGCACGCGCGCTTTCACGTGGCGCACTGCGACAAGGGCTCGCTGTGCTGCGTCTGCGAGCGACCCCTGGACGCGGCCAGCCGCATCATCACCGGCCGCCAGCAGGAGCGCCAGTCGTTCATGTGCAAGGACTGCTTCCACGCCAAGGGCGTCCAGGACCAGGGCCGCTGCCCCGAGTGCCGCATCAAGTTCGAGTCGCCACTCGAGCTCGAACAGCACGTGCGCAGCAGCCACGGCGGCTGA